One segment of Streptomyces sp. NA02950 DNA contains the following:
- a CDS encoding SpoIIE family protein phosphatase, with amino-acid sequence MNADDALPLIRPRGAEAPRTVVIMVDEQGVVTGWSTGAEQLLGRSTEDTVGRPADDILAPDAGPPFWTRRAEGDDWLGELTARRADGRPLPLRGTAHRCVEGGARAQWILVAAEAPAAGQRLLPQEIERAVVHWLFTRSPVAVTIYDSDLRCRWQNEAMTRLTGVTEAERRGKRLPEILSGPDAAVWERRLRRVVETGESAFSGEMHGRVPADPECDCVFIASASALRDHHGHTLGLCTTVADVTQQYRSRERLTLLKEAGTRIGSTLDLMRTAQELADSAIPRLADWVTVDLLDTLLSGDEPGPFTGVVALRRAANQSVLEGTPEAVRQSGEVDFYPPYSPAVRCMATGRSAIHHVTDHDIKVWLAHDPARAEKFRIYEFQSIMGVPIRARGTTLGITMFYRRSKHPFTDDDRLLAEELVARAAVCLDNARRFDRERTAALSLQQSLLPQGNPVQAAVETASRYLPAGGKTGLAGDWFDVIPLSGARVALVVGDVVGHGINAAATMGRLRTAVRTLADVDLPPDELLTHLDDVVLRLAAEGEGTASPTDPAVLGATCTYAVYDPISRTCSIARAGHPPPVTVTPGGGARLLDLPAGPPLGLGGLPFESAEVQLPEDSLLALYTDGLLGFRERELDSALDQLCQVLAEPAPSLEMLCDRVLTGLLPDHPADDAALLIARTRALNRDQFAVRDLPSDPATVSAARSWAAHQLAAWSLEDASFVTELVVSELVTNAIRHAEGPIQLRLIRDRTLICEVSDASNTAPHMRRARLSDEGGRGLLLVAQLTQRWGTRHAREGKTIWCEQSLSNGSGPAEAMAWVP; translated from the coding sequence ATGAACGCCGACGATGCCCTGCCGCTGATACGGCCGCGGGGCGCCGAGGCCCCGCGGACCGTCGTGATCATGGTGGATGAGCAGGGTGTCGTCACGGGCTGGAGCACGGGCGCGGAACAACTGCTCGGCCGCTCCACCGAGGACACCGTGGGCCGCCCGGCCGACGACATCCTCGCCCCGGACGCCGGACCGCCGTTCTGGACCCGGCGGGCGGAGGGCGACGACTGGCTGGGGGAACTGACCGCGCGCCGCGCGGACGGCCGTCCGCTCCCCCTGCGCGGCACCGCCCACCGCTGTGTGGAGGGCGGCGCGCGGGCCCAGTGGATCCTGGTGGCCGCGGAGGCACCCGCGGCCGGGCAGCGGCTGCTGCCGCAGGAGATCGAGCGGGCCGTGGTCCACTGGCTGTTCACCCGGTCCCCGGTCGCCGTGACCATCTACGACTCCGATCTGCGCTGCCGCTGGCAGAACGAGGCGATGACCCGCCTCACCGGGGTGACGGAGGCCGAACGGCGGGGCAAGCGGCTGCCGGAGATCCTCTCCGGACCGGACGCCGCGGTGTGGGAGCGGCGGCTGCGCCGGGTGGTCGAGACCGGTGAGTCCGCCTTCAGCGGGGAGATGCACGGCCGGGTCCCCGCGGACCCGGAGTGCGACTGCGTCTTCATCGCCTCGGCCTCGGCGCTGCGCGACCACCACGGGCACACCCTCGGTCTGTGCACGACGGTCGCGGACGTCACCCAGCAGTACCGGTCCCGCGAGCGGCTGACGCTGCTGAAGGAGGCGGGCACCCGGATCGGCAGCACGCTGGACCTGATGCGCACCGCACAGGAGCTGGCCGACTCGGCCATCCCCCGGCTCGCCGACTGGGTCACCGTCGATCTGCTGGACACCCTGCTCAGCGGCGATGAGCCCGGTCCGTTCACCGGGGTGGTGGCGCTGCGCCGGGCGGCCAACCAGTCCGTGCTGGAGGGCACGCCGGAGGCGGTGCGGCAGTCGGGCGAAGTGGACTTCTATCCGCCGTACTCGCCCGCCGTGCGCTGTATGGCCACCGGCCGGTCGGCCATCCACCACGTCACCGACCACGACATCAAGGTCTGGCTGGCCCATGACCCGGCGCGGGCGGAGAAGTTCCGGATCTACGAGTTCCAGTCGATCATGGGGGTGCCGATCCGGGCGCGCGGGACGACGCTCGGCATCACCATGTTCTACCGGCGGTCCAAACACCCCTTCACCGACGACGACCGGCTGCTCGCCGAGGAGCTGGTGGCCCGGGCCGCCGTATGCCTGGACAACGCCCGCCGCTTCGACCGCGAACGCACCGCGGCGCTCAGCCTCCAGCAGAGCCTGCTGCCGCAGGGCAACCCCGTACAGGCGGCGGTCGAGACCGCGTCCCGCTACCTCCCGGCCGGGGGCAAGACCGGGCTGGCGGGCGACTGGTTCGATGTGATCCCGCTGTCCGGAGCCAGGGTCGCCCTGGTCGTCGGTGACGTGGTGGGCCACGGCATCAACGCCGCCGCCACGATGGGCCGGCTGCGGACGGCGGTGCGCACCCTCGCCGATGTCGATCTGCCGCCGGACGAACTGCTCACCCACCTCGACGACGTGGTGCTCCGGCTCGCCGCCGAGGGCGAGGGCACCGCCTCCCCCACCGACCCCGCCGTCCTGGGGGCCACCTGTACCTACGCGGTCTACGACCCGATCTCGCGGACCTGTTCCATCGCCCGGGCCGGCCATCCGCCCCCGGTCACGGTCACCCCGGGCGGCGGGGCCCGGCTGCTCGACCTGCCCGCGGGGCCGCCGCTGGGGCTGGGCGGGCTGCCATTCGAGTCCGCCGAGGTGCAGTTGCCGGAGGACAGCCTGCTCGCCCTCTACACCGACGGACTGCTCGGCTTCCGGGAGCGGGAACTCGACAGCGCGCTGGACCAGTTGTGCCAGGTGCTGGCCGAACCCGCGCCGTCCCTGGAGATGTTGTGCGACCGGGTGCTGACCGGGCTGCTCCCCGACCATCCCGCCGACGACGCCGCGCTGCTGATCGCCCGCACCCGGGCGCTGAACCGGGATCAGTTCGCCGTACGGGACCTGCCGTCCGACCCCGCGACCGTCTCCGCCGCGCGCTCCTGGGCCGCGCACCAGCTCGCCGCCTGGAGCCTGGAGGACGCGTCCTTCGTCACCGAACTGGTCGTCAGCGAGCTGGTCACCAACGCCATCCGGCATGCCGAGGGCCCCATCCAGCTGCGGCTGATCCGGGACCGGACGCTCATCTGCGAGGTGTCCGACGCCAGCAACACCGCCCCGCACATGCGCCGCGCCCGGCTCTCCGACGAGGGCGGCCGCGGACTGCTGCTCGTCGCCCAGCTCACCCAGCGGTGGGGCACCCGGCATGCGCGCGAGGGCAAGACCATCTGGTGCGAGCAGTCGCTCTCGAACGGGAGCGGGCCGGCGGAGGCGATGGCCTGGGTGCCATGA
- a CDS encoding DUF3103 family protein has product MSGRQTSSTPRNGRARRTRRTLLAGAALVATCATVAPAAVAAPNPPPSASSATAGTSAVGRIEDRTARALAVSLSDATWRGQLRKAVLGTAEVDLQALAGRTVAPTGKRLTSSLADADRKIAAAKGLGADTGSLLRLRLGDRSMRDDLEPGTVPLVAVASNDDRDGTVTAYDSQGTPHTLDARTAPDRPVYVLDIDESTALAAGMRVLREEFAARGLTTPRAHTATAGEGFAATRITGVELSDDEEPWIKGDAEIYTLVTGFGHDGTVRVDPVEMPYLDNDGTVYHPNQILVNWSNYRYDLADAVMMEEDGSTNYRDLAKAIAGVLLTITDQGAYIPLVNAVLDAIPDDWWTDDPDYVDSWYTLAKADTGRRDGARGNGWMTLEPYQVQGA; this is encoded by the coding sequence GTGAGCGGTAGACAGACCTCATCAACCCCCCGGAACGGGCGCGCCCGGCGCACCCGGCGCACTCTGCTCGCAGGTGCCGCGCTGGTCGCCACCTGCGCCACCGTCGCACCGGCGGCGGTGGCGGCACCGAACCCCCCGCCCTCCGCCTCGTCCGCCACCGCCGGCACCTCGGCGGTGGGCAGGATCGAGGACCGGACGGCCCGGGCCCTCGCCGTCTCCCTCAGCGACGCCACCTGGCGCGGCCAACTGCGCAAGGCCGTACTGGGCACGGCCGAGGTGGACCTCCAGGCGCTGGCCGGACGGACCGTGGCGCCGACCGGCAAACGCCTCACCTCCTCGCTGGCCGACGCCGACCGGAAGATCGCCGCCGCCAAGGGGCTCGGCGCCGACACCGGCTCCCTGCTGCGGCTGCGACTGGGCGACAGGTCCATGCGGGACGACCTCGAGCCCGGTACGGTCCCGCTGGTCGCCGTGGCCTCGAACGACGACCGGGACGGGACGGTCACCGCGTACGACAGCCAGGGCACACCGCACACCCTGGACGCCCGCACGGCGCCCGACCGGCCCGTCTATGTCCTCGACATCGACGAGTCCACGGCTCTGGCGGCCGGAATGCGGGTGCTGCGCGAGGAGTTCGCGGCCCGTGGCCTCACCACGCCCCGGGCGCACACCGCTACGGCGGGCGAGGGATTCGCCGCCACCCGGATCACGGGTGTGGAGCTCTCGGACGACGAGGAGCCCTGGATCAAGGGCGATGCCGAGATCTACACGCTGGTGACCGGCTTCGGCCACGACGGCACGGTGCGGGTCGACCCCGTCGAGATGCCCTACCTGGACAACGACGGCACGGTCTACCACCCGAACCAGATCCTGGTGAACTGGTCGAACTACAGGTACGACCTGGCCGACGCCGTGATGATGGAGGAGGACGGCAGCACCAACTACCGCGATCTCGCCAAGGCCATCGCCGGAGTGCTGCTCACCATCACCGACCAGGGCGCCTACATCCCGCTGGTGAACGCGGTCCTGGACGCCATCCCGGACGACTGGTGGACGGACGACCCGGACTACGTCGACTCCTGGTACACCCTGGCCAAGGCCGACACCGGCCGCCGTGACGGCGCCCGGGGCAACGGCTGGATGACGCTGGAGCCGTACCAGGTCCAGGGGGCCTGA
- a CDS encoding MurR/RpiR family transcriptional regulator: MPSGQQARAQASAITPGGRTPEAPEGLEQPPAAQVRALFGGQRLSPAQRRIVQYITDHLTEAAFLSITDLADRVGVSQPSVTRFATSLGYSGYPALREALQPIALSALAGSPRTREENRRNELQAAVDTEIANLENLRRVFVDTDRVLEIGRELARSVPLTILGLRISVSLAEYFAYAARRIHPDVRLVSRGGSVAYDALLQSREAGGTWVLAFAMPRHAKETLAAMRAAHRSGLRVAVISDLTFGSLVEEADVALTAGTGSRLVFDSYAAPMMLSAGILQAMADAEPERTQFRLEKYERAAEQHEFFLDT, translated from the coding sequence GTGCCATCTGGGCAGCAGGCACGCGCGCAGGCGTCCGCGATCACGCCGGGAGGTCGGACCCCCGAGGCGCCCGAGGGGCTGGAGCAGCCTCCCGCGGCCCAGGTCCGCGCCCTGTTCGGAGGGCAGCGGCTGTCCCCCGCGCAGCGGCGCATCGTGCAGTACATCACCGACCACCTCACCGAGGCCGCCTTCCTGTCGATCACGGACCTGGCGGACCGGGTGGGGGTCAGCCAGCCGTCGGTGACCCGCTTCGCCACCTCCCTCGGCTACAGCGGTTATCCCGCGCTGCGCGAGGCGTTGCAGCCCATCGCGCTGAGCGCGCTCGCCGGTTCACCGCGTACCCGGGAGGAGAACCGCCGCAATGAGCTCCAGGCGGCGGTGGACACCGAGATCGCGAACCTGGAGAACCTGCGCCGGGTGTTCGTCGACACCGACCGGGTGCTGGAGATCGGCCGCGAGCTGGCCCGTTCGGTGCCGCTGACCATCCTGGGGCTGCGGATCTCGGTCTCGCTGGCGGAGTACTTCGCCTACGCGGCCCGGCGGATCCACCCCGATGTGCGGCTGGTGTCCCGCGGCGGCAGCGTGGCCTACGACGCGCTGCTCCAGTCCCGGGAGGCGGGCGGGACCTGGGTGCTGGCGTTCGCGATGCCCCGGCACGCCAAGGAGACGCTGGCCGCGATGCGGGCGGCGCACCGCTCGGGGCTGCGGGTGGCGGTGATCAGCGACCTGACGTTCGGGTCGCTGGTCGAGGAGGCCGATGTGGCGCTCACCGCGGGCACCGGATCGCGTCTGGTCTTCGATTCGTACGCGGCGCCCATGATGCTGTCCGCGGGCATCCTCCAGGCCATGGCCGACGCCGAACCCGAGCGCACCCAGTTCCGGCTGGAGAAGTACGAACGGGCCGCCGAGCAGCACGAGTTCTTCCTCGATACCTGA
- a CDS encoding ATP-binding protein: MSVAHELNEAMTTVSADLRTGPDAAVRARRVARGFLGKAALNGAAEMCDAVELVVSELVTNVVRHTDGRVCRVELTDVGDGLEIAVTDSDPRPPRWRSPDLSGGGGFGWPLVHRLASSVRVSTRPTGKTVHALLTPGLVPA, encoded by the coding sequence ATGTCGGTTGCCCATGAGCTGAACGAGGCGATGACCACCGTCAGTGCCGATCTGCGTACCGGCCCCGACGCCGCCGTCCGGGCCCGGCGCGTGGCCCGCGGCTTCCTCGGAAAAGCCGCCCTGAACGGGGCGGCCGAGATGTGTGACGCCGTTGAACTGGTGGTGTCCGAGCTGGTGACCAATGTGGTCCGGCACACGGACGGCCGTGTGTGCCGAGTGGAGCTCACGGACGTGGGCGACGGCCTGGAGATCGCGGTCACCGACAGCGACCCCCGCCCTCCCCGGTGGCGTTCCCCCGACCTCAGCGGCGGCGGCGGCTTCGGCTGGCCCCTGGTCCATCGCCTGGCCTCCTCGGTCCGCGTCTCCACCCGCCCCACCGGCAAAACGGTCCACGCCCTGCTGACGCCGGGACTCGTGCCCGCCTGA
- a CDS encoding collagenase, whose translation MIHRPSPRATLLAAATAAALTLPLAPDAPASATPRSPAPTSATAAAPGPDPGAVLDRGSGVERLARAPRPTDGPGRAAQARIPGDKATGKAARHPTVRALEGTVPCTLDAVSGLDPERWADFLADPAVTADGCLRGLIWTWDARLARVLSPAHVQAVSRRIASLAPSHDGTDGSHLYEMFTYLHAAVFHDFSHDEIDLTDAATVDAMRRGIEAFGTAARTFDVTRTNADTLREALYAGSAPGLRQHQLRLIPKVLATMDRDHPATHKDRSWAGAALAALSVNYLGVYPGNKDTAFQQAVTADAGYRNTFKAFAGYVHLKGTDNAWVVRDALLEYGRFGQIDALKAAVVADLGPLLNTAKQNFGDGSQPWAKIVGWLNFYEACAPYHVCKEDIERRLFPRTYVYDNGGIKVRTALGEATVDQLYYASKQVKTQFHRVLGTEEPLAGDTNTTLTTVLYASRADYETYQPILTGLDTNNGGMYIERGATFYTYQRRVPQDSSLSLEELFRHEYTHYLNGRFAVPGYFGEGPWYTGDRTTAMDEGTAEFFDGATRDDGVLVRKSLVRGIIQDTSGGGPRMSVHQLLHATYEGDGFRFYNYAGTFFEFLWRERPALLHEMYGHLRADDPQGFDAWRNRMGSDAGLQRAYDIFLDEQIAKVDDLFVPNTRYEPVGSLRYATAAEIRGAFTSTTQNTPRCEKRRGKGWAGRPRFVCTGRITARLADSRDPDRVFRDMSETVDYFILERSRPGGNNFADMNCAFGTVEIWSDGTAGTSPFTCEGPLRS comes from the coding sequence GTGATCCACAGACCTTCCCCGCGGGCGACGCTGCTCGCCGCGGCCACCGCGGCCGCACTGACCCTGCCCCTCGCGCCGGACGCCCCGGCCTCGGCCACCCCTCGCTCCCCCGCCCCCACTTCCGCCACGGCCGCCGCCCCCGGGCCCGACCCCGGCGCCGTCCTCGACCGGGGCTCCGGGGTCGAGCGCCTCGCCCGGGCACCCCGGCCCACCGACGGCCCCGGACGCGCCGCCCAGGCCCGTATCCCCGGTGACAAGGCCACCGGGAAAGCGGCACGCCACCCGACGGTCCGGGCCCTGGAGGGCACCGTGCCCTGCACCCTGGACGCGGTCAGCGGGCTGGACCCGGAGCGCTGGGCGGACTTCCTCGCCGATCCGGCGGTGACCGCCGACGGCTGTCTGCGCGGTCTCATCTGGACCTGGGACGCCCGGCTCGCCCGGGTGCTCTCCCCTGCCCACGTCCAGGCGGTCTCCCGGCGGATCGCCTCGCTCGCCCCGTCCCACGACGGCACCGACGGCAGCCATCTGTACGAGATGTTCACCTATCTCCACGCCGCCGTGTTCCACGACTTCTCGCACGACGAGATCGACCTCACGGACGCGGCGACCGTGGACGCCATGCGGCGCGGCATCGAGGCGTTCGGCACCGCCGCCCGCACCTTCGACGTCACCCGGACCAACGCCGACACCCTGCGCGAGGCGCTGTACGCGGGCAGCGCCCCCGGGCTGCGGCAGCACCAACTCCGGCTCATACCGAAGGTCCTGGCCACCATGGACCGGGACCACCCCGCCACCCACAAGGACCGTTCCTGGGCGGGCGCCGCCCTGGCCGCCCTGTCCGTCAACTACCTGGGGGTCTACCCCGGCAACAAGGACACCGCCTTCCAGCAGGCGGTCACCGCGGACGCCGGATACCGCAACACCTTCAAGGCGTTCGCCGGATACGTCCACCTCAAGGGCACCGACAACGCGTGGGTGGTGCGTGACGCGCTGCTCGAATACGGGCGCTTCGGCCAGATCGACGCCCTGAAGGCGGCGGTCGTGGCCGACCTGGGCCCGCTGCTGAACACCGCGAAGCAGAACTTCGGCGACGGCAGCCAGCCCTGGGCGAAGATCGTCGGCTGGCTCAACTTCTACGAGGCGTGCGCCCCGTACCACGTGTGCAAGGAGGACATCGAGCGGCGGCTCTTCCCGCGCACCTACGTCTACGACAACGGCGGCATCAAGGTCCGCACCGCCCTCGGCGAAGCCACCGTCGATCAGCTCTACTACGCGAGCAAGCAGGTCAAGACGCAGTTCCACCGGGTGCTGGGCACCGAGGAGCCGCTGGCGGGCGACACCAACACCACGCTCACCACCGTGCTGTACGCCTCGCGCGCCGACTACGAGACGTACCAGCCGATCCTGACCGGGCTGGACACCAACAACGGCGGCATGTACATCGAGCGCGGCGCCACCTTCTACACCTACCAGCGCCGGGTACCCCAGGACTCCTCCCTCTCGCTCGAGGAGCTGTTCCGCCACGAGTACACCCACTACCTCAACGGCCGGTTCGCCGTGCCGGGTTACTTCGGCGAGGGCCCCTGGTACACCGGTGACCGCACCACCGCCATGGACGAGGGCACCGCCGAGTTCTTCGACGGCGCCACCCGCGACGACGGTGTACTGGTCCGCAAGTCCCTGGTGCGCGGCATCATCCAGGACACCTCGGGCGGCGGCCCCCGGATGAGCGTCCATCAGCTGCTGCACGCCACGTACGAGGGCGACGGCTTCCGCTTCTACAACTACGCCGGGACGTTCTTCGAGTTCCTGTGGCGGGAGCGCCCGGCGCTGCTGCACGAGATGTACGGCCATCTGCGCGCCGACGACCCCCAGGGCTTCGACGCGTGGCGCAACCGCATGGGCTCCGACGCCGGACTCCAGCGGGCGTACGACATCTTCCTGGACGAGCAGATCGCCAAGGTCGACGACCTGTTCGTACCGAACACCCGCTACGAGCCCGTCGGGTCCCTGCGCTACGCCACCGCGGCGGAGATCCGGGGCGCCTTCACCTCCACCACGCAGAACACTCCGCGGTGCGAGAAGAGACGCGGCAAGGGCTGGGCCGGGAGGCCGCGGTTCGTGTGCACCGGCCGGATCACCGCGCGGCTGGCCGACTCCCGTGACCCCGACCGGGTGTTCCGGGACATGTCCGAGACCGTGGACTACTTCATCCTGGAGCGCAGCCGCCCCGGCGGAAACAACTTCGCCGATATGAACTGCGCCTTCGGCACGGTGGAGATCTGGTCCGACGGCACGGCGGGCACCTCGCCCTTCACCTGTGAGGGGCCGCTGCGCAGTTGA
- a CDS encoding thioesterase family protein — MPASDAEAFFEQVTEERFVPTPLTRGPWSPDSQHAGPPAALLGRAVQLRPGSREDMRLSRITFEILRPVPLRPLTVTTRVLKEGRSLELVEVSLTPEGADEVMRARALRIRTAPGTAPEVAPPPTLAGPEGARSEPFLPVPWDTGYHTAMEFRFTTGSYLSPGPATCWMRMRVPLVAGEKITPLDRVLTAADSVNGVSNVLDFASHVFINPDLTVHLHRHPAGEWVCLDARTAITPDGLGMADGTLHDTSGPIGRSVQSLFVAGKPTA; from the coding sequence ATGCCTGCCAGCGACGCCGAGGCGTTCTTCGAACAGGTCACCGAGGAGCGCTTTGTCCCCACGCCCCTCACCCGGGGCCCCTGGAGCCCCGACAGCCAGCACGCCGGGCCACCGGCCGCCCTCCTGGGCCGGGCGGTCCAGCTCCGCCCCGGCTCCCGCGAGGACATGCGCCTCAGCCGCATCACCTTCGAGATCCTCCGCCCCGTCCCGCTGCGCCCGCTGACCGTGACCACCCGCGTCCTCAAGGAAGGCCGCAGCCTGGAACTGGTCGAGGTGTCCCTCACCCCCGAGGGCGCCGACGAGGTGATGCGCGCCCGCGCCCTCCGTATCCGCACCGCCCCCGGCACCGCCCCCGAGGTCGCCCCTCCGCCCACCCTCGCGGGCCCCGAGGGCGCCCGCTCCGAGCCCTTCTTGCCGGTCCCCTGGGACACCGGCTACCACACGGCCATGGAGTTCCGCTTCACCACCGGCTCCTACCTCAGCCCGGGCCCGGCGACCTGCTGGATGCGGATGCGGGTCCCGCTGGTCGCGGGCGAGAAGATCACCCCCCTCGACCGCGTCCTCACCGCCGCGGACTCCGTCAACGGCGTCAGCAACGTCCTGGACTTCGCGTCCCACGTCTTCATCAACCCCGACCTGACGGTCCATCTCCACCGCCACCCGGCCGGCGAATGGGTCTGCCTCGACGCCCGGACCGCCATCACCCCCGACGGCCTCGGCATGGCCGACGGCACCCTCCACGACACATCGGGGCCGATCGGGCGGAGCGTGCAGAGCCTGTTCGTGGCCGGCAAGCCCACGGCCTGA
- a CDS encoding YihY/virulence factor BrkB family protein codes for MAHTDSTHEDNQRDSGRAGWWAALRRTPVTAWNEDLTDWAAALTYYAVLALFPVMLMMLSVLGLSMPTSTPQVIDRLTQVAPPESRALLRTALRETAHQPSAAWLLVVLGGLGGLWSGSSYLAVFRRALHAMHRESAHRPVWRTAPRILLTAVAVILLLLASTATLLLTGGLVRRLGEVWQLGGAPLTAWAALRWPVLVATAVALILVLYRSGPARSRPVRRMAPGGALAVVLLLAVSLGFSAYASHVPTYHRLYGPLAGMVVFLMWLWLSNLALLLGALFNAELIRNPDPDTCPADRRAEGEEATRWLPRTSGDPASASHTEADGTGVGR; via the coding sequence GTGGCACACACCGACAGCACACATGAGGACAACCAGCGGGACAGCGGCCGGGCCGGATGGTGGGCCGCCCTGCGCCGGACCCCCGTCACGGCCTGGAACGAGGACCTCACCGACTGGGCGGCGGCGCTGACCTACTACGCCGTGCTGGCGCTGTTCCCGGTGATGCTGATGATGCTCTCGGTGCTCGGGCTGTCCATGCCCACCTCGACCCCGCAGGTCATCGACCGCCTCACCCAGGTCGCCCCGCCGGAATCCCGTGCCCTCCTGCGCACCGCGCTGCGCGAGACCGCGCACCAGCCGTCCGCCGCGTGGCTGCTGGTGGTCCTCGGCGGGCTCGGCGGTCTGTGGTCCGGCTCCAGCTATCTGGCCGTCTTCCGGCGGGCCCTGCACGCGATGCACCGGGAGAGCGCCCACCGCCCGGTCTGGCGTACGGCGCCCCGGATCCTCCTCACCGCCGTCGCCGTGATCCTCCTGCTGCTGGCCAGCACCGCCACCCTCCTGCTGACCGGTGGCCTGGTCCGCCGACTGGGCGAGGTGTGGCAGCTGGGCGGCGCGCCGCTGACCGCCTGGGCGGCCCTGCGGTGGCCGGTGCTGGTGGCCACGGCCGTCGCCCTGATCCTGGTCCTCTACCGCTCCGGCCCGGCCCGCTCCCGGCCCGTCCGCCGCATGGCCCCGGGCGGTGCCCTCGCCGTCGTCCTGCTGCTGGCCGTCTCCCTCGGCTTCAGCGCCTACGCCTCCCACGTCCCCACCTACCACCGGCTCTACGGGCCGCTTGCGGGCATGGTGGTGTTCCTGATGTGGCTGTGGCTGTCCAATCTGGCCCTGCTGCTCGGAGCCCTGTTCAACGCCGAGCTCATCAGGAATCCGGACCCGGACACATGTCCCGCCGATCGTCGGGCAGAAGGTGAAGAAGCCACCCGGTGGCTCCCCCGCACCTCGGGGGACCCCGCCTCCGCATCGCACACGGAGGCGGACGGAACCGGAGTTGGGAGGTAG
- a CDS encoding GNAT family N-acetyltransferase, producing the protein MTGPTVQLRKVTREDLPVFFDYHRDAEAVRMAAFTAEDPGDREAFDAQWERILGNDAVVKRTVLYDGRVAGNVMSFEQFGEPSVGYWIGREHWGKGVATRALAAFLELVPDRPLYARVAKDNAGSIRVLEKCGFTVTGEERGYATARGTHIDELVLVLV; encoded by the coding sequence ATGACCGGACCGACAGTGCAGTTGCGCAAGGTGACACGGGAGGACCTTCCCGTCTTCTTCGACTACCACCGGGACGCGGAGGCGGTCCGGATGGCGGCCTTCACCGCCGAGGACCCGGGCGACCGGGAGGCGTTCGACGCCCAGTGGGAACGGATCCTCGGGAACGACGCCGTGGTCAAGCGGACGGTGCTGTACGACGGGCGGGTCGCCGGAAACGTCATGAGCTTCGAGCAGTTCGGCGAGCCGTCGGTCGGCTACTGGATCGGACGGGAGCACTGGGGCAAGGGCGTGGCCACCCGGGCGCTGGCCGCGTTCCTGGAACTGGTCCCGGACCGGCCGCTGTACGCCCGCGTCGCCAAGGACAACGCGGGGTCGATCCGCGTGCTGGAGAAGTGCGGGTTCACCGTGACCGGGGAGGAGCGGGGGTACGCGACCGCGCGCGGCACCCACATCGACGAGTTGGTGCTGGTCCTGGTCTGA
- a CDS encoding MBL fold metallo-hydrolase, producing the protein MSVEITWWGHATATVRDSGVRVLTDPLFVRRLAHLRRRRGPVPPPDAAVADVALVSHLHADHLHLGSLARLRPGTRLVIPYGAGRAVPGLRRVVTARRLRVTELRPGEECAVGEVRIRAVPAAHDGRRLPYGRRRVPALGYVLRGEATTYFAGDTGLFDRMAEAVGPCQVALLPVGGWGPYLGHGHLDAHRAAQALARLGARNAVPVHYGTYWPIGLDAVRPHEFHAPGDDFVRHAGRLAPGTAVHRLGHGECVRLEPAR; encoded by the coding sequence GTGTCGGTCGAGATCACCTGGTGGGGGCATGCCACCGCGACCGTGCGGGACTCGGGCGTCCGCGTGCTGACCGACCCCCTCTTCGTACGGCGGCTGGCCCATCTGCGGCGCCGCCGCGGCCCCGTTCCGCCGCCCGACGCCGCGGTCGCCGATGTCGCGCTGGTGTCGCATCTGCACGCCGACCATCTGCACCTCGGCTCGCTGGCCCGGCTGCGGCCCGGTACCCGGCTGGTGATCCCGTACGGCGCCGGGCGCGCGGTGCCGGGGCTGCGGCGGGTGGTCACGGCACGCCGGCTGCGGGTCACGGAGTTGCGGCCGGGCGAGGAGTGCGCGGTCGGCGAGGTCCGGATCCGGGCCGTACCCGCCGCCCACGACGGCCGGCGGCTGCCGTACGGGCGGCGCCGGGTGCCCGCGCTCGGCTATGTGCTGCGCGGCGAGGCCACGACGTACTTCGCGGGCGACACCGGGCTGTTCGACCGGATGGCCGAGGCGGTGGGCCCGTGCCAGGTGGCGCTGCTGCCGGTGGGCGGCTGGGGCCCGTACCTCGGCCACGGCCATCTGGACGCGCACCGCGCGGCGCAGGCGCTCGCCCGGCTGGGGGCGCGCAACGCGGTGCCGGTGCACTACGGCACGTACTGGCCGATCGGGCTGGACGCGGTCCGGCCGCACGAGTTCCACGCCCCGGGCGACGACTTCGTGCGCCACGCCGGGCGGCTGGCCCCCGGCACGGCGGTGCACCGGCTGGGGCACGGGGAGTGCGTCCGGCTGGAGCCCGCCAGGTGA